Proteins from a genomic interval of Treponema brennaborense DSM 12168:
- a CDS encoding type Z 30S ribosomal protein S14, giving the protein MAKKSMIIKANRTPKYSSRKYNRCQICGRPRGYLRKYKMCRLCFRKLASEGLLPGVTKSSW; this is encoded by the coding sequence ATGGCTAAGAAATCAATGATTATCAAGGCGAACCGCACTCCCAAATACAGCTCCCGGAAATACAATCGGTGCCAGATTTGCGGTCGTCCGCGCGGATATCTTCGGAAATATAAGATGTGTCGTCTGTGTTTCCGCAAGTTAGCTAGTGAAGGCCTGTTGCCGGGCGTCACAAAGTCCAGCTGGTAG
- the rplR gene encoding 50S ribosomal protein L18: MIRKLNDKDRKRLKRKIHIRKRIFGTAERPRMTVTRSNCNLFVQIIDDDAGKTLASISTLEKEFASLKPNMDGAAKLGEAMGKRLADKNIKTVVFDRNGYLYHGVVKALADGTRKAGIEF, from the coding sequence ATGATCAGAAAACTTAATGATAAAGACAGAAAACGTCTCAAGAGAAAGATTCATATCCGCAAACGGATTTTCGGTACTGCAGAACGTCCCCGCATGACGGTGACCCGCAGCAACTGCAATCTGTTCGTGCAGATAATTGATGATGATGCCGGAAAGACGCTTGCGTCTATTTCCACTCTGGAAAAGGAATTCGCCTCTCTCAAACCGAATATGGACGGAGCTGCGAAACTCGGTGAAGCAATGGGTAAACGCCTTGCAGACAAGAACATTAAAACTGTGGTATTCGACCGTAACGGTTACTTGTATCACGGTGTAGTAAAGGCCCTTGCCGACGGTACCCGCAAAGCCGGGATTGAATTCTAG
- the rpmD gene encoding 50S ribosomal protein L30, with translation MAKKLKITLVKSTIGQKPAKRATVRSLGLKKINSVVEHEANPAVLGMVASVSHLVKVEEMN, from the coding sequence ATGGCAAAGAAATTGAAGATCACGCTTGTGAAGAGTACGATCGGTCAGAAGCCCGCAAAGCGGGCGACTGTCCGCAGTCTCGGTTTGAAAAAGATCAACTCGGTTGTGGAACACGAAGCGAATCCTGCCGTTCTCGGCATGGTTGCCTCCGTTTCCCATCTGGTTAAAGTTGAGGAGATGAACTGA
- the rplE gene encoding 50S ribosomal protein L5, whose product MSNYVPRLKKVYKDTIAPELFKELGYKSVMQIPSVQKIVVSMGVGEALANKKLLDAAVTDITAITGQKAVKTRARKSIANFKLRQGNEVGVMVTLRGAQMYEFLDRLINVALPRVKDFRGIKSSGFDGHGNFSLGITEQIIFPEIDFDKIERVAGLNIAIVTSAETDSDARALLAKFGMPFRK is encoded by the coding sequence ATGAGTAATTATGTACCTCGGCTTAAGAAAGTCTATAAGGACACTATCGCCCCCGAGTTGTTCAAAGAGCTCGGTTATAAGTCCGTCATGCAAATCCCTTCGGTTCAAAAGATCGTAGTAAGCATGGGCGTGGGTGAAGCACTCGCAAATAAGAAACTTCTTGACGCCGCAGTTACTGACATAACGGCTATTACCGGTCAGAAAGCTGTGAAGACAAGAGCAAGAAAGAGTATTGCGAACTTCAAACTGCGTCAGGGCAATGAGGTCGGTGTAATGGTAACGTTGCGCGGCGCCCAGATGTATGAATTCCTGGACCGGCTCATCAACGTTGCATTACCCCGTGTTAAGGATTTCCGCGGTATCAAATCTTCCGGATTTGACGGTCACGGAAACTTTTCTCTTGGCATTACAGAGCAGATCATTTTCCCTGAAATCGACTTCGACAAGATCGAACGCGTTGCAGGGTTGAATATTGCTATTGTTACAAGTGCGGAAACCGATAGTGACGCCCGTGCTTTGCTTGCCAAGTTCGGAATGCCCTTCAGAAAGTAA
- the rpsH gene encoding 30S ribosomal protein S8 codes for MSVSDPIADMLTKVRNAAMARHEKVDVPASKLKLEIVKILKTEGYIKNFKKVSQDGLNCIRIFLKYDETNASVIHGLRKVSTPGRRVYSGYKELPRVYNGYGTVIVSTSQGVTTGKKAAEKMVGGELICTVW; via the coding sequence ATGAGCGTTTCAGACCCCATCGCAGATATGCTGACAAAGGTTAGGAATGCGGCAATGGCCCGCCACGAAAAGGTAGATGTTCCTGCCTCCAAACTCAAGTTGGAAATCGTGAAAATCCTGAAGACCGAAGGTTATATCAAAAACTTTAAAAAGGTTAGTCAGGACGGACTCAATTGTATCCGCATTTTCCTGAAGTATGATGAGACGAATGCCTCGGTCATCCACGGACTCCGTAAGGTTTCCACTCCCGGCCGCCGCGTTTACTCCGGTTATAAAGAACTGCCCCGCGTCTATAACGGATACGGTACGGTTATCGTGTCAACCAGCCAAGGCGTTACCACCGGTAAAAAAGCTGCGGAAAAAATGGTTGGCGGTGAATTGATTTGCACCGTTTGGTAA
- the rplF gene encoding 50S ribosomal protein L6 yields the protein MSRIGKIPVTVPAGVKINVQPASVDVEGPKGKLSQHYTANVFIEVKDGLVHVTPTDETKAANAAQGLYRNLIHNMVVGVTDGFSRSLIINGVGYRAEVQGKMLVMNLGYSSDFIAVIPEGLTVAADGQGKITVSGIDKQLVGEFCAQIRKLRKPEPYKGKGIRYETETIRRKVGKSGVK from the coding sequence ATGTCACGTATTGGTAAGATTCCCGTAACTGTACCTGCGGGTGTAAAAATTAACGTGCAGCCTGCAAGTGTTGACGTTGAGGGTCCCAAGGGAAAACTCTCTCAGCACTATACGGCGAACGTTTTTATTGAAGTTAAAGACGGACTGGTTCACGTAACTCCGACCGACGAAACCAAAGCTGCGAACGCGGCTCAGGGTTTGTACCGCAACCTGATTCACAACATGGTTGTCGGCGTAACGGACGGTTTTTCACGGAGCCTGATCATTAACGGTGTCGGTTACCGTGCGGAAGTTCAGGGTAAAATGCTCGTCATGAACCTGGGCTATTCCTCGGATTTTATCGCCGTAATTCCTGAAGGACTCACGGTTGCTGCTGACGGACAGGGAAAAATTACTGTTTCCGGAATCGATAAGCAGCTTGTCGGTGAGTTCTGTGCTCAGATTCGTAAACTGCGCAAACCCGAACCCTATAAAGGAAAGGGTATCCGCTACGAAACCGAGACCATTAGAAGGAAGGTCGGTAAATCCGGCGTCAAATAA
- the rpmJ gene encoding 50S ribosomal protein L36 has translation MKVRTSVKPICDKCKVIKRCGVVRIICSNPKHKQRQG, from the coding sequence ATGAAAGTACGAACCAGCGTAAAGCCCATTTGCGACAAATGTAAGGTTATCAAACGCTGCGGAGTTGTCCGCATCATTTGCTCCAACCCGAAACATAAGCAGAGACAGGGCTGA
- the rplX gene encoding 50S ribosomal protein L24, producing MVKKFKIHKDDMVEIIAGKDKGKRGTVVRVVSDKDRVIVAGCNIVKKAMKKRNQQDHGGIAEIEAPLHISNVAIVCKKCGPTKIGYKLDGDKKLRVCRKCGDTL from the coding sequence ATGGTTAAGAAATTCAAGATCCATAAGGACGATATGGTAGAAATCATTGCCGGAAAAGACAAAGGCAAGCGCGGTACGGTAGTTCGCGTAGTAAGCGATAAGGACAGAGTCATTGTCGCCGGTTGCAATATTGTCAAAAAAGCGATGAAAAAACGCAACCAGCAGGATCACGGCGGTATCGCCGAGATTGAAGCGCCGTTGCATATTTCTAACGTAGCGATCGTATGCAAAAAATGCGGTCCTACTAAAATCGGATATAAACTCGACGGCGACAAAAAACTTCGCGTCTGCCGTAAATGTGGAGACACACTGTAA
- the rpsM gene encoding 30S ribosomal protein S13, with protein sequence MARIAGVDLPNKHVNIALTYIYGIGRSSADEICKKTKINPDAMINDLSQDDLAALRTVIDGEYKVEGRLRSEIGLNIKRLMDIGCYRGLRHRKGLPVRGQRTRTNSRTRKGKKKTVAGKKK encoded by the coding sequence ATGGCTCGAATTGCGGGAGTTGACCTCCCTAACAAACATGTCAATATTGCTTTGACGTATATTTATGGTATCGGACGTTCTTCTGCTGATGAAATCTGCAAGAAAACGAAGATCAATCCTGATGCCATGATAAACGATCTTTCTCAGGATGATTTGGCGGCTCTTCGCACCGTTATCGACGGTGAATATAAAGTTGAAGGCCGGCTGCGTTCTGAAATCGGTCTAAACATTAAACGCCTTATGGATATCGGCTGTTACCGGGGCCTCCGGCACAGAAAGGGACTGCCCGTCCGCGGTCAGCGTACCCGTACCAATTCCCGTACACGCAAAGGTAAGAAAAAGACCGTTGCAGGCAAGAAGAAGTAA
- the rpsE gene encoding 30S ribosomal protein S5, with amino-acid sequence MEHQKNYDRDQPKEFVEKLIKLNRTAKVVKGGRRFSFSALTVVGDQKGRVGFGFGKANDVTEAIKKSIDKAKRNLVHVPLKNGTLPHDILGQYKSSSVLLKPACSGTGIIAGGPVRAVLEAAGATDVLSKSLGSNASVNVVRATFNAVTNLMDARTVAKNRGKTLKDLWG; translated from the coding sequence ATGGAACACCAGAAGAATTATGATAGAGATCAGCCCAAAGAATTCGTCGAAAAACTGATCAAGCTGAATCGTACTGCAAAAGTCGTAAAAGGCGGCCGCAGATTTTCGTTTTCAGCATTGACGGTTGTCGGCGATCAGAAAGGCAGAGTCGGTTTCGGTTTCGGTAAAGCGAACGACGTTACGGAAGCGATCAAAAAGAGTATTGATAAGGCAAAGCGCAATTTGGTACACGTGCCGCTTAAAAACGGTACGTTGCCGCACGATATTCTCGGTCAGTACAAGAGCTCTTCCGTTTTGCTGAAACCCGCCTGTTCCGGTACCGGCATTATTGCCGGCGGACCCGTACGTGCGGTTTTGGAAGCGGCCGGCGCGACTGACGTATTGTCAAAGTCGCTCGGTTCCAATGCATCCGTGAACGTGGTAAGAGCAACGTTTAACGCTGTGACCAACCTGATGGATGCCCGTACCGTTGCAAAGAACAGAGGTAAAACTCTGAAAGATTTGTGGGGGTAA
- the secY gene encoding preprotein translocase subunit SecY yields the protein MANNPIVNMFKVKELRERVLFTFIVLAVFRLGSVLTVPGINPQALTSYFESMTRGNAFVDYMDFFAGGAFSNFSVFMLGVMPYISTQIIMQLALIIFPSLKRIAQEDGGQKKVQAWTRIGTVFVCLIQSLAVTVYAASIPGAIILQSQIVFKLIAMLTVTTGTMVTIWLGEQITARGIGNGISMLIFAGIVARLPSAVWELGRMVKNGDINVVFVIVVVVMFAGIIALVVYEQQGQRKIPVHYAKRVVGRKMYGGQSTYIPFKINPSGVIPVIFASSFLTFPLQIATSMGPSIRWLNKLATFLTPSGVWYNVFLVVLIVFFAYFYTQVTLNPSEIAKNVRENGGSIPGIRTDKTEEYLQKVLNRLVLPGSLYLAVIAVLPTIIQNLFGFPQSISMLMGGTSLLILVGVDLDTMSQVEALLKMHHHDGLVKKGKIRSRNL from the coding sequence ATGGCAAACAATCCTATTGTAAATATGTTTAAAGTAAAGGAACTGCGTGAACGTGTTCTTTTTACTTTTATTGTGCTCGCCGTTTTCCGTCTTGGCAGCGTGCTGACAGTACCGGGTATCAATCCGCAGGCATTGACTTCGTATTTTGAATCGATGACGCGCGGAAACGCGTTCGTCGATTATATGGACTTTTTTGCCGGCGGTGCGTTTTCCAACTTTTCTGTGTTCATGCTCGGCGTCATGCCGTACATTTCAACGCAGATCATCATGCAGCTCGCGCTGATCATCTTTCCGTCGTTGAAACGCATTGCGCAGGAAGACGGCGGTCAGAAAAAGGTGCAGGCGTGGACTCGTATCGGTACGGTGTTCGTCTGTTTGATTCAGTCTCTTGCGGTTACCGTATATGCGGCAAGCATTCCGGGGGCTATCATCCTTCAGAGTCAGATCGTGTTTAAGCTGATCGCCATGCTGACGGTAACGACCGGTACTATGGTAACCATTTGGCTCGGTGAACAGATAACCGCACGCGGTATCGGAAACGGTATTTCCATGCTGATTTTTGCAGGTATCGTGGCACGGCTCCCGTCCGCAGTATGGGAACTGGGACGCATGGTTAAAAACGGTGATATCAACGTGGTGTTTGTCATTGTTGTTGTGGTTATGTTTGCGGGAATTATTGCGCTCGTCGTCTACGAACAGCAGGGGCAGCGCAAGATCCCGGTACATTATGCGAAACGAGTTGTCGGACGCAAAATGTACGGCGGACAGAGCACCTATATCCCGTTTAAGATCAATCCGTCGGGCGTTATTCCCGTTATTTTTGCATCTTCGTTTTTAACGTTCCCGCTGCAGATTGCTACCAGTATGGGGCCGAGTATCCGCTGGCTGAATAAGCTGGCTACGTTCCTGACCCCGTCCGGTGTATGGTACAATGTATTTCTTGTAGTGCTGATTGTCTTTTTTGCATATTTCTATACGCAGGTAACACTGAACCCCTCCGAAATTGCAAAGAACGTCCGGGAGAACGGCGGCTCGATCCCCGGAATCAGAACTGATAAAACGGAAGAATATTTGCAGAAGGTCTTGAATCGGCTTGTGCTGCCCGGTTCGCTGTATCTGGCTGTAATCGCCGTTTTGCCGACGATCATTCAGAATCTGTTCGGGTTCCCCCAATCGATTTCAATGTTGATGGGCGGTACGTCGCTGCTGATTCTGGTCGGTGTAGACCTTGATACGATGAGTCAGGTTGAAGCATTGCTCAAAATGCATCATCACGACGGATTGGTCAAGAAAGGCAAAATTCGTTCGCGGAATCTGTAG
- the rplN gene encoding 50S ribosomal protein L14: MIQMQSNLNVADNSGAKLVQCIKVIGGSHRRYASIGDIIVVAVKDAIPTSTIKKGSIEKAVIVRISKEYRRPDGTYIRFDDNACVIIDANKNPKGKRIFGPVARELRDMDYMKIVSLAPEVL; the protein is encoded by the coding sequence ATGATTCAGATGCAGTCAAATTTGAACGTTGCCGATAACTCCGGTGCAAAACTCGTTCAGTGTATTAAGGTAATCGGCGGTTCACACCGCCGGTATGCGAGTATTGGCGATATTATTGTTGTAGCTGTTAAGGATGCTATCCCGACTTCTACGATCAAAAAGGGTTCGATTGAAAAAGCCGTTATCGTGCGCATTTCAAAAGAATACCGCCGTCCCGACGGAACGTATATCCGCTTTGACGATAACGCGTGCGTTATCATTGATGCGAATAAAAACCCGAAAGGTAAGCGTATTTTCGGCCCGGTAGCCCGTGAGCTGCGCGATATGGATTATATGAAAATCGTATCGCTGGCGCCGGAAGTTCTGTAA
- the rpsD gene encoding 30S ribosomal protein S4 encodes MARYTGPVCRLCRTEQKKLCLKGDRCKSDKCPINKKRGAPGKDPKARTGKKSEYGVQLREKQKMKRIYGMLEKQFHLTFEHAQRMPGVTGDNLICLLESRLDNVVFRMHFASSRTQARQLVLHGHILVNGKSVNIPSYEVRPGDVVEVKENSKKLTVILDALKEVSKSGVMPWINLDVDAQKGVYTAKPRRVEVIDLADIKEQLVVELYSK; translated from the coding sequence ATGGCAAGATATACAGGTCCCGTATGCAGACTTTGTAGAACCGAACAGAAAAAACTCTGCCTGAAAGGCGACCGCTGCAAAAGCGATAAATGTCCGATCAACAAAAAACGCGGAGCTCCCGGTAAAGATCCGAAAGCCCGTACGGGTAAAAAAAGCGAATACGGCGTTCAGCTTCGTGAAAAACAGAAGATGAAGCGTATTTACGGTATGCTTGAAAAGCAGTTCCATTTGACGTTTGAACATGCGCAGCGCATGCCGGGTGTTACGGGCGATAATTTGATCTGCTTGCTTGAAAGCCGGTTGGATAACGTTGTGTTCAGAATGCATTTTGCATCGAGCCGCACGCAGGCCCGCCAGTTGGTTCTGCACGGACATATCCTCGTAAACGGAAAATCGGTTAATATCCCCAGTTATGAAGTCAGACCGGGCGATGTTGTCGAAGTAAAAGAAAACAGTAAAAAACTTACTGTTATTTTGGATGCTCTCAAGGAAGTTTCAAAATCCGGTGTTATGCCTTGGATTAACCTCGACGTTGACGCGCAGAAAGGTGTTTATACCGCCAAACCCCGCCGTGTTGAAGTTATTGACCTTGCGGATATCAAAGAGCAGCTCGTAGTTGAGCTCTATTCTAAGTAA
- the rplO gene encoding 50S ribosomal protein L15 yields MSEFILNAPAGANKKKRIVGRGSSSGRGTTAGRGNKGQQSRSGGKVYVGFEGGQMPLFRRIAHKGFSNCPFRKEYAVLNLCDIDAKYADGETVDKETLVCKGLLPKSAALVKVLGNGEITKKVTVNVDKVSASAKEKIEKAGGTVTVTNE; encoded by the coding sequence ATGTCAGAATTTATTCTCAATGCACCTGCCGGTGCCAATAAGAAGAAGCGGATTGTCGGACGCGGTTCGTCATCCGGTCGCGGTACGACAGCCGGCCGCGGTAACAAAGGACAGCAGTCCCGTTCCGGCGGTAAAGTATACGTCGGATTCGAGGGCGGTCAGATGCCCTTGTTCCGCCGCATCGCCCACAAAGGTTTTTCAAACTGTCCGTTCCGCAAGGAATACGCGGTTTTGAACCTGTGCGATATCGATGCGAAATATGCCGACGGCGAAACGGTTGACAAGGAAACGCTTGTCTGCAAAGGTTTGCTGCCCAAATCCGCCGCGCTGGTTAAAGTTCTCGGAAACGGTGAAATCACGAAGAAAGTAACCGTAAACGTAGATAAAGTTTCTGCTTCTGCAAAAGAGAAGATTGAAAAAGCCGGTGGAACTGTAACTGTTACCAACGAATAA
- the rpmC gene encoding 50S ribosomal protein L29: MAKKEKELSYPELIVKRNELKKKYMDLRFQMVIGHVDNPMQKRTMRREIARMNTLIRQKEIAGQDK; encoded by the coding sequence ATGGCGAAAAAAGAAAAAGAACTGTCGTATCCTGAACTGATTGTAAAACGGAACGAGTTGAAGAAGAAGTATATGGATCTCCGGTTCCAGATGGTAATCGGCCATGTAGATAATCCCATGCAGAAACGTACCATGCGCAGAGAAATCGCCCGCATGAATACGCTGATCCGGCAGAAAGAGATTGCCGGACAGGACAAGTAG
- the rpsQ gene encoding 30S ribosomal protein S17 has translation MEEQVVQTNKAAKRAFVGIVTSDKMDKTIVVSVTTKKLHRLYKKYVTRVKKCKAHDELNDAHVGDKVRIVECRPISREKCWRLAEIIERAK, from the coding sequence GTGGAAGAACAGGTTGTTCAGACTAATAAGGCTGCAAAACGCGCTTTTGTTGGTATCGTTACCAGCGACAAAATGGATAAAACCATCGTCGTATCCGTAACGACCAAAAAGCTGCATCGGCTTTATAAGAAATACGTTACGCGCGTCAAGAAATGCAAGGCTCACGATGAACTGAATGATGCTCACGTTGGTGATAAAGTTCGCATCGTAGAATGCCGGCCGATCAGCAGAGAAAAATGCTGGCGTCTTGCCGAAATTATTGAACGGGCAAAATAA
- the rpsK gene encoding 30S ribosomal protein S11, with translation MATVKKRKEKKSVYEGNVYIQATFNNTIVTITDLKGNALSWASSGGLGFRGAKKSTPFAAQSVAETAVQKAASYGLREVHVFVKGPGVGRESAVRSLGALGLKVKSISDVTPIPHNGCRPRKTRRM, from the coding sequence GTGGCAACCGTAAAAAAACGGAAAGAAAAGAAAAGCGTTTACGAAGGTAACGTGTATATTCAGGCAACGTTCAATAACACTATTGTAACGATTACCGACTTGAAAGGTAATGCATTGTCTTGGGCTTCTTCAGGTGGTTTGGGATTCCGCGGAGCAAAAAAATCGACTCCGTTTGCCGCTCAGTCCGTTGCAGAAACGGCTGTGCAGAAAGCAGCAAGCTACGGCTTGCGTGAAGTTCATGTGTTTGTAAAGGGCCCCGGTGTCGGCCGCGAATCCGCTGTCCGCTCGCTCGGCGCGCTGGGATTGAAAGTAAAATCGATTTCCGATGTTACTCCGATTCCGCACAACGGTTGCCGTCCCCGCAAAACACGCCGCATGTAA